The following are encoded in a window of Streptomyces sp. SAT1 genomic DNA:
- a CDS encoding polyprenyl synthetase family protein, protein MTAGDETGVRERLTGHRDRFDARFARYFDTVARERPSRGVFVPEALELVRDMSLRGGKRLRVALLYEAARLVTPDAVAGLEEAALSMELLHTHGLIHDDIIDDSPVRRGAPSVYYAYRERFPGRPQTALGLAVLAGDLAAFLSLRVLLTAPVPPELRQAMAAVQATAGADTVAGQILDLERDFGPVPDREMLDLVSEYKSARYSVLAPLRLGLLAAGADPAVHDKDLARYATLVGVGGQLRDDYLDLFADSDTVGKPAGSDLREGRRSYAVCAVLAAATGREREIVEAALTGPGCRPETVEQIRDIARRHGVDERMRADLHRLAEEAASVAAGWRPRWREEAVAFFERLPLWAARRAR, encoded by the coding sequence ATGACCGCTGGAGACGAGACCGGTGTCCGCGAGCGGCTCACCGGCCACCGGGACCGCTTCGACGCCCGGTTCGCGCGCTACTTCGACACGGTCGCCCGAGAGCGGCCCTCGCGCGGGGTGTTCGTGCCCGAGGCACTGGAGCTGGTGCGGGACATGTCGTTGCGCGGCGGGAAGCGGCTGCGGGTCGCGCTGCTGTACGAGGCGGCCCGGCTGGTGACCCCCGATGCCGTGGCCGGGCTGGAGGAGGCCGCGCTCAGCATGGAGCTGCTGCACACGCACGGGCTGATCCACGACGACATCATCGACGACTCCCCCGTGCGCCGGGGGGCGCCGTCGGTGTACTACGCGTACCGCGAGCGCTTCCCCGGCCGTCCGCAGACGGCCCTGGGGCTGGCGGTCCTGGCCGGGGACCTGGCCGCGTTCCTGTCGCTGCGGGTCCTGCTCACCGCGCCCGTGCCGCCGGAGCTGCGGCAGGCGATGGCAGCCGTCCAGGCGACGGCGGGGGCCGACACGGTCGCCGGTCAGATCCTGGACCTGGAACGGGACTTCGGCCCGGTCCCCGACCGGGAGATGCTGGACCTGGTGTCCGAGTACAAGAGCGCCCGGTACTCGGTGCTCGCCCCGCTGCGGCTGGGTCTGCTCGCGGCGGGCGCGGACCCCGCCGTCCATGACAAGGATCTCGCGCGGTACGCGACGCTGGTGGGGGTCGGCGGACAGCTGCGCGACGACTACCTGGACCTGTTCGCGGACTCCGACACGGTCGGCAAACCGGCCGGATCGGATCTCCGGGAGGGGCGCCGCAGTTACGCGGTGTGCGCGGTGCTGGCAGCGGCGACCGGCCGCGAGCGGGAGATCGTGGAGGCCGCGCTCACCGGCCCCGGCTGCCGGCCGGAGACGGTCGAACAGATCCGTGACATCGCTCGCCGGCACGGCGTCGACGAGCGGATGCGCGCGGACCTGCACCGGCTCGCCGAGGAGGCGGCCTCGGTCGCGGCGGGCTGGCGGCCGCGGTGGCGCGAGGAGGCCGTCGCGTTCTTCGAGCGGCTGCCGTTGTGGGCCGCGCGCCGCGCCCGGTGA